From a region of the Flavobacterium branchiarum genome:
- a CDS encoding RNA-binding domain-containing protein, with amino-acid sequence MELKKLINIVNDLVKQPNESEWVEFKLNYHSAEEIGERISALANGACLHNQPYGYLIFGVEDKTHKVIGTSFKIKSHKKGGEDLESWLINRLAPKIDFRMYEFEYQEGIRISMIIIPSADNRPVDFFHVSYIRIASYTRKLSEFPEKEGKIWRKAPDKPLENLIAKANVTSSEIISLLNSQTYFELLKLPYPNTQDGVIEKFILEKLIKKNKDHYDITKLGAILLAKNLEDFDEIGRKAVRVIVYKGKNKVETIREQIGRRGYAVGFDGLIDWINGQLPANEEIGKAFRKETKMYPEIAIRELVANALIHQDFNEKGFPMIEIFSDRIEISNPGLPLITPQRFIDEYISRNEKLADILRRFGICEEKGSGIDKVIFYNEMYQLPAVDFIVSEKRTRITMFSYKELNHLDKKDKVRACYQHACLRYVSNDIMTNQSLRERFQIEEQNSAIASRIIKETINEDLIKDDDPSSNSRKYKKYIPFWA; translated from the coding sequence ATGGAGCTAAAAAAGTTAATAAACATAGTAAACGATTTGGTAAAACAACCTAACGAAAGTGAATGGGTTGAATTTAAATTAAATTATCATTCTGCTGAAGAAATAGGTGAACGCATATCAGCGTTAGCAAATGGAGCTTGTTTACACAATCAACCTTACGGTTATTTAATTTTTGGAGTGGAAGACAAAACACACAAAGTTATAGGGACAAGTTTCAAAATAAAATCGCATAAAAAAGGTGGAGAAGATTTAGAAAGTTGGTTAATTAATAGACTTGCTCCTAAAATTGATTTTAGAATGTATGAATTTGAATATCAAGAGGGAATCCGTATCTCTATGATTATAATTCCAAGTGCAGACAATCGACCAGTTGATTTTTTTCATGTATCATATATCAGAATTGCTAGTTATACACGAAAATTAAGTGAATTCCCCGAAAAAGAAGGGAAAATTTGGAGGAAAGCTCCAGACAAACCATTAGAAAATCTCATAGCTAAAGCAAATGTAACTTCTTCTGAAATAATTAGCTTACTTAATTCTCAAACTTACTTCGAATTATTAAAATTGCCCTATCCAAATACACAAGATGGCGTAATTGAAAAATTTATTTTAGAAAAGCTGATAAAAAAGAATAAAGATCACTACGACATTACCAAATTAGGGGCTATACTACTAGCTAAAAACTTAGAAGATTTTGATGAAATAGGCAGGAAAGCAGTTCGAGTGATTGTATATAAAGGAAAAAACAAAGTCGAAACTATAAGAGAACAGATAGGAAGAAGAGGATATGCTGTAGGTTTTGATGGATTAATTGACTGGATAAATGGACAATTGCCTGCAAATGAAGAAATAGGAAAAGCTTTCAGAAAAGAAACCAAAATGTATCCGGAAATTGCAATAAGAGAACTGGTCGCAAACGCTCTTATTCATCAGGATTTTAATGAAAAAGGGTTTCCTATGATAGAAATATTTTCCGATAGAATTGAAATTTCAAATCCTGGTCTACCACTTATCACTCCCCAACGTTTTATCGATGAATATATATCTCGAAATGAAAAATTAGCAGATATATTAAGAAGATTTGGAATATGCGAAGAAAAAGGAAGCGGTATTGATAAAGTAATTTTTTACAATGAAATGTATCAATTACCAGCCGTTGACTTTATTGTTTCAGAAAAAAGAACTAGAATTACAATGTTCAGCTACAAGGAACTTAACCATTTAGATAAAAAAGATAAAGTAAGAGCTTGCTACCAACATGCATGTTTACGCTACGTTTCAAATGACATAATGACTAACCAAAGTTTAAGGGAGCGTTTCCAAATTGAAGAGCAAAATTCTGCTATAGCATCAAGAATTATAAAAGAAACTATAAATGAAGATTTAATAAAAGATGACGACCCTTCGAGTAACTCTAGAAAATATAAAAAATATATTCCCTTTTGGGCATAA
- a CDS encoding helix-turn-helix domain-containing protein — protein MRKTEVPQSVKVIGNNIKEIIKEKKLKVRNVAHDADLDIEALRRYMLGKQIMGIDKLIRIGKALNVEFSELFRKI, from the coding sequence ATGAGAAAAACTGAAGTCCCTCAATCTGTTAAGGTTATCGGAAATAACATAAAAGAAATTATTAAAGAAAAAAAACTTAAAGTACGTAATGTGGCTCACGATGCAGATTTAGATATTGAAGCATTAAGAAGATATATGTTAGGTAAACAGATTATGGGTATTGATAAACTTATACGCATCGGTAAGGCTTTAAATGTTGAATTTTCAGAATTGTTTCGAAAAATATGA
- the uraH gene encoding hydroxyisourate hydrolase: MKKILAVLTLMMFSTLAFAQENSFQLSTHILDVSKGMPVSDVSIKLEQYNEKTKTWSFVEEKKTDVNGRITDFLNAKKSNKGIYKLTFFTSDYFKKSNVESFYPFIEVVFQINDQKHYHVPITLSAFGYSTYRGN, translated from the coding sequence ATGAAAAAAATACTAGCAGTTCTTACCTTGATGATGTTCTCAACATTGGCGTTTGCCCAAGAAAACAGTTTTCAACTTTCGACTCACATTCTTGATGTTTCAAAAGGAATGCCCGTAAGTGATGTTTCTATCAAGTTAGAACAATACAATGAAAAAACGAAAACATGGTCTTTTGTTGAGGAGAAAAAAACGGATGTGAACGGAAGAATAACAGATTTTTTAAACGCTAAAAAGTCTAATAAAGGAATTTATAAACTGACTTTTTTTACAAGTGATTATTTTAAAAAGAGTAATGTAGAGAGTTTTTATCCGTTTATCGAAGTTGTATTTCAAATTAATGACCAGAAACATTATCACGTTCCGATAACGCTTTCGGCATTCGGATATTCAACCTATAGAGGAAACTAA
- a CDS encoding GlcG/HbpS family heme-binding protein: protein MKTLCLFLMLFSTVCFGQAKVEAKKAQLPINKYIKSVDNLTLESALELAKKVTETATSLNKKVSIAILDASGTTILLMRADGVGPHNTEASRRKAYTALSTKTGTLTLLRNAVTNPDTRNLNTLPELLLLSGGVPIWYQGNVIGSVGVAGGGSPENDDLIARSAEITELGITNK, encoded by the coding sequence ATGAAAACCCTATGTTTATTTCTCATGCTGTTTTCGACAGTATGTTTTGGTCAAGCCAAAGTAGAAGCGAAAAAAGCGCAATTGCCAATCAATAAATACATTAAGTCAGTTGATAATTTAACCTTAGAATCGGCCTTGGAGTTAGCAAAGAAGGTAACCGAAACGGCGACATCATTAAATAAAAAAGTTTCAATAGCAATACTAGATGCTTCGGGAACAACCATCTTACTTATGCGTGCAGATGGAGTTGGCCCGCATAACACAGAAGCATCAAGAAGAAAGGCTTACACGGCTTTATCTACAAAAACAGGAACACTTACATTGCTACGAAATGCAGTAACTAATCCTGATACAAGAAACTTAAATACACTTCCAGAATTGTTATTACTAAGCGGAGGCGTACCAATTTGGTATCAAGGCAATGTAATCGGAAGCGTTGGAGTAGCAGGTGGCGGAAGCCCCGAAAATGATGATTTAATAGCTAGATCGGCAGAAATTACAGAACTCGGAATAACAAATAAATAA
- a CDS encoding Crp/Fnr family transcriptional regulator, protein MYSTLEKFIKSKTVVDDQTLKRICSCFELIKTNRNEILLSYNQVSKHYYFINKGGVRLFTTSKGGNESSRFFAFAGNFVTALPSFIDQQPAEEYLQTIQKSELLRISRTDFYNLVDEIPQFTKIYTEILELGFIMAQKRIYGFQGFDALDKVKWVMKYQPELLLNVSNKMLASYLGISPSTLSRIKSKL, encoded by the coding sequence ATGTATTCAACTCTTGAGAAATTTATAAAAAGTAAGACAGTTGTAGATGACCAAACGCTAAAAAGGATTTGTTCGTGCTTTGAGTTAATCAAGACAAATAGAAACGAAATTTTGTTGAGTTATAATCAAGTATCAAAACATTATTATTTTATAAACAAAGGCGGTGTTCGCTTGTTTACCACTTCAAAGGGCGGAAACGAAAGCTCCAGATTCTTTGCCTTTGCAGGAAATTTTGTAACAGCTTTGCCCAGTTTTATAGATCAGCAACCAGCAGAAGAATATCTGCAAACGATTCAGAAATCAGAATTACTTCGCATTTCAAGAACCGATTTTTATAATTTGGTTGATGAAATACCGCAGTTTACAAAAATATACACCGAAATTTTAGAGCTTGGATTTATAATGGCTCAAAAAAGAATTTACGGATTTCAAGGTTTTGATGCTCTGGATAAAGTAAAATGGGTCATGAAATACCAACCCGAATTATTGCTAAATGTGTCCAATAAAATGTTGGCTTCCTATTTAGGAATATCGCCTTCTACGTTGAGCAGAATTAAATCGAAGCTCTAA
- a CDS encoding helix-turn-helix domain-containing protein, which produces MNKKILTTPPVFVLIQKNAHFFDSPCGHGYFVQRTNEFFQCLMKYYKEERSITFYADKMNLTPKYLTTAIRKQTKKSISEWITEAVITYSKSVLKTTDKSILEITDLLHFSDISLFCRYFKRYTNMTPTEYRK; this is translated from the coding sequence TTGAACAAAAAAATTCTTACTACTCCACCCGTTTTCGTATTGATCCAAAAAAATGCTCATTTTTTTGATTCTCCTTGTGGGCACGGATACTTCGTACAGCGGACTAATGAGTTTTTTCAATGTCTGATGAAGTACTACAAAGAAGAACGAAGCATTACTTTCTATGCCGACAAAATGAATTTGACTCCTAAATACCTAACGACTGCGATTCGTAAACAGACAAAAAAGTCAATATCTGAATGGATAACCGAAGCTGTTATTACTTATTCTAAATCTGTTTTAAAAACAACTGACAAGAGCATTCTAGAAATTACCGATTTACTTCACTTCTCTGATATTTCGCTTTTCTGTCGCTACTTTAAACGATATACCAATATGACTCCTACTGAATACAGAAAGTAA
- a CDS encoding outer membrane beta-barrel protein, translated as MKKHLLLLLIIFLGFNTYSQITFEKGYYIDNSGQKIDCLIKNVDWRSNPTTFEYKLSEESESRIATINTVKEFAIENGSKYISSIVKIDKSSTKLDEMSSEKNPVFVEEQLFLKVLIEGKANLFVYNNSASQKFFYKVDNGNLEQLVYKKYLISTDKIAQNEYYKQQLWKDLQCSTIEITNTINLQYKEKDLIKLFIQYNECSNSSYTNYVKKIKKDLFNLSIRPRLNSTTMSNINPISFPKEIDFENKLSLRIGLEAEFILPFNRNKWAVTIEPTYQNYKSEGSIDVSQIYGNKLFGKVEYSSIQVPLSVRHYFFLNNRSKLFANISYVYNFNLNKSFEYTRADGAIVSSQKDKSKSNLGFGAGYKFMDKYSLEVRYEASKELLSEYSIWQVKYSSLSVIFGYTLF; from the coding sequence ATGAAGAAACACCTTTTATTACTCTTAATCATATTCTTAGGTTTTAATACCTACTCTCAAATCACTTTTGAAAAAGGGTACTATATAGATAATTCAGGGCAAAAAATCGATTGTTTAATAAAAAACGTAGATTGGAGAAGCAACCCAACTACTTTTGAATATAAATTATCTGAAGAAAGTGAATCAAGAATCGCAACTATTAACACGGTGAAAGAATTTGCGATAGAAAATGGTTCAAAATACATCAGTAGCATTGTAAAAATAGACAAATCAAGTACAAAACTTGATGAAATGAGCTCTGAAAAAAACCCTGTTTTTGTTGAAGAACAACTTTTTTTAAAAGTATTAATTGAAGGGAAAGCTAATTTATTTGTTTACAACAACAGTGCCTCACAGAAGTTCTTTTATAAAGTAGATAATGGTAACTTAGAGCAACTGGTATATAAAAAATACCTAATTTCAACCGATAAAATAGCTCAAAATGAATATTACAAACAACAGTTATGGAAAGATTTGCAATGTTCTACAATTGAAATAACTAACACTATAAATTTACAATACAAAGAAAAAGATTTAATTAAATTATTTATCCAATATAATGAATGTAGCAATTCAAGCTATACAAATTACGTAAAAAAGATAAAAAAAGATCTATTCAATTTATCTATTAGACCTCGCTTGAACAGTACCACTATGTCTAATATAAACCCTATTAGTTTCCCTAAAGAAATTGATTTTGAAAATAAATTAAGCTTGAGGATCGGACTTGAAGCAGAATTCATACTACCCTTTAATAGAAACAAATGGGCTGTTACAATTGAGCCAACTTATCAGAATTACAAAAGTGAAGGTTCGATCGATGTAAGCCAAATATATGGAAACAAATTATTTGGAAAAGTTGAGTATTCTTCTATTCAAGTTCCTTTGAGCGTAAGACATTATTTTTTCCTTAATAATCGTTCTAAACTTTTTGCTAATATTTCATACGTTTATAATTTCAACTTAAATAAATCATTTGAGTACACACGAGCAGACGGAGCAATCGTTAGCTCCCAAAAAGATAAATCTAAAAGCAATTTAGGGTTTGGAGCAGGTTATAAATTTATGGATAAATACAGCTTAGAAGTAAGATACGAAGCAAGCAAAGAACTTCTATCTGAGTATTCTATTTGGCAAGTGAAATATAGTTCCCTTTCTGTAATTTTCGGATATACTCTGTTTTAA
- a CDS encoding S24 family peptidase, with product MIVARILQIIKYKGINKRKFYIETGLSNGFLDKVKDIGVSKIDHILHAYPEISVIWLITGRGKMLLNSVSDAEKDKVEEPSTNIYLSESTKLQVPLYDINTPNGVTSLFQDSNQNPIDFISIPNLPKCDGAIRINGNSMHPIIKSGDIVIYKNMNNIIENIFWGELYLVSLIPDDSEELIMVKWIQKSEKGEDWIKLVSENPQHQPKDILISNINGLALVKASIRINATH from the coding sequence ATGATAGTCGCTAGAATATTACAAATCATTAAATACAAAGGAATTAACAAAAGAAAATTCTATATCGAAACAGGTCTTTCTAACGGTTTTTTAGACAAGGTGAAAGACATTGGGGTTTCAAAAATAGACCATATACTACATGCGTATCCAGAAATTAGCGTCATATGGCTTATCACTGGAAGAGGAAAAATGCTATTAAATTCAGTTTCTGATGCAGAAAAGGACAAAGTTGAAGAACCATCTACTAATATATACCTAAGTGAATCTACTAAACTACAAGTACCTTTATACGACATAAACACTCCCAACGGAGTTACTTCTTTGTTTCAAGATTCAAATCAAAATCCAATAGATTTTATATCTATACCTAATTTACCCAAATGTGATGGCGCTATACGTATAAATGGCAACAGCATGCATCCTATAATAAAAAGCGGTGATATTGTGATCTATAAAAACATGAACAACATTATCGAGAATATCTTTTGGGGCGAATTGTATTTAGTCTCACTAATACCGGATGACTCAGAAGAACTTATAATGGTTAAATGGATACAGAAATCGGAGAAAGGCGAAGATTGGATAAAATTAGTAAGCGAAAATCCGCAACACCAACCTAAAGACATTCTTATATCAAATATAAATGGATTAGCCCTGGTTAAAGCAAGCATTAGAATAAATGCTACACACTAA
- a CDS encoding glycosyltransferase family 39 protein, whose amino-acid sequence MTKKTIILLGFIILKFVLQYNLISPEYNLQRDEYLHLDQAHHLAWGYLSVPPVTSWISYIILQLGNSVFWVKFFPALFGALTLLIVWKTIDKLNGNLYALILGATCIVFSTLLRINILYQPNSLDVLCWTTLYYTLIQYSDTKKSKWLYIGAIVFAFGFLNKYNILFLLIGLLPAILLSKQRQILATRKLCYALLLGLVLILPNLLWQYNNNFPVVHHMKELAETQLVNIDRFEFLKKQLLYFIGSFFVLLAALYALLFYKPFEKYRFFFTSIIFTLIVFLSFKAKAYYAIGLYPIYIAFGAVYLSEVLKTNWKRYLQPVFIIIPLLFFIPMYNLSFPNKSPEYIIKHPEGYKKLGMLTWEDGKEHNLPQDYADMLGWKELAHKTDSIYSTIANPEKTLVLCDNYGQAGAINYYTKKRIKAVSFNADYINWFDLTTQYTNLIRIKEYHENDGEIKETSPYFNSYAVADSITNKNAREYKTTIFVFTDAKIDINKRIIKEIKESKRF is encoded by the coding sequence ATGACTAAGAAAACCATAATCTTACTCGGATTTATCATTTTAAAATTTGTTTTGCAATACAACCTAATATCCCCTGAATATAATTTGCAACGGGACGAATACCTTCATCTGGACCAAGCCCATCATCTGGCTTGGGGCTATTTATCGGTTCCTCCTGTAACATCTTGGATTTCTTATATCATACTACAACTCGGAAATTCTGTTTTTTGGGTTAAGTTCTTCCCTGCCCTTTTTGGTGCTTTAACGCTCTTGATCGTCTGGAAAACTATCGATAAACTCAACGGAAACTTATATGCCCTAATTCTAGGTGCGACTTGTATCGTTTTTTCAACATTACTACGAATTAACATTCTTTATCAACCTAATTCATTAGATGTATTATGCTGGACTACTCTTTATTATACCCTAATCCAATATAGTGATACTAAAAAATCAAAATGGCTTTATATAGGAGCAATCGTATTTGCCTTTGGATTTCTTAACAAATACAACATTCTATTCCTGCTTATAGGCTTACTCCCTGCTATCCTACTATCCAAACAAAGACAAATATTAGCCACTAGAAAACTATGTTATGCACTCCTTTTAGGACTTGTTCTTATTTTACCAAACCTGTTATGGCAATACAACAATAACTTTCCGGTTGTGCATCATATGAAAGAATTAGCCGAAACACAATTAGTTAACATCGATCGTTTCGAATTTCTAAAAAAACAATTGCTTTATTTTATTGGCTCTTTCTTTGTACTACTTGCAGCATTGTACGCCTTATTATTTTACAAACCCTTCGAAAAATATAGGTTCTTTTTTACTTCAATAATTTTCACACTTATTGTATTCTTATCCTTTAAAGCCAAGGCATATTACGCCATCGGCTTATATCCTATTTACATTGCTTTTGGTGCTGTTTATCTCTCTGAAGTTTTAAAAACGAATTGGAAACGTTATCTACAACCTGTATTCATAATCATCCCGCTATTATTTTTTATTCCGATGTACAACTTATCATTTCCAAATAAAAGTCCTGAATACATAATAAAACACCCTGAAGGCTATAAAAAACTAGGAATGCTTACATGGGAAGATGGAAAAGAGCATAATTTACCACAAGATTATGCTGATATGCTGGGATGGAAGGAACTCGCTCATAAAACAGACTCAATTTATTCAACTATCGCTAATCCAGAAAAAACCTTAGTTCTTTGCGATAATTATGGTCAGGCAGGAGCTATTAATTATTACACAAAAAAAAGAATTAAAGCCGTTTCTTTTAATGCCGATTACATAAACTGGTTCGATCTTACTACTCAATACACTAACTTAATTCGCATAAAGGAATATCATGAAAATGATGGTGAAATTAAAGAGACTAGCCCATACTTTAACTCCTATGCAGTAGCAGATTCAATCACTAATAAAAATGCTAGAGAATACAAAACAACTATTTTTGTTTTCACTGATGCAAAAATTGATATCAATAAAAGAATTATCAAAGAAATTAAGGAGTCTAAAAGGTTTTGA
- a CDS encoding DUF1761 domain-containing protein, with amino-acid sequence MEMNFIAFLASALTTLVTGFIWYNPKVFGTIWMREARITQDDLKKGSMLKIFGLTYVFSLMMTIIVSSLTIHQSGAIGMIGGPPMLESVKPSFTAFMADYGTAYRTFKHGALHGFLTGVFFAFPMLAINGLFERKSWKYIFVHAGYWILTLTIMGGIICAWA; translated from the coding sequence ATGGAAATGAACTTCATAGCATTTTTAGCTTCAGCATTAACTACTCTTGTTACTGGTTTTATCTGGTACAATCCTAAAGTATTTGGAACAATCTGGATGAGAGAGGCCAGAATAACTCAAGATGATCTTAAGAAAGGAAGCATGCTTAAAATTTTTGGATTGACTTATGTGTTTTCCTTAATGATGACAATAATCGTTTCATCATTAACAATTCATCAATCTGGTGCGATAGGAATGATTGGAGGCCCTCCGATGTTAGAAAGCGTAAAACCTTCTTTTACAGCATTCATGGCTGATTATGGAACGGCTTATCGCACTTTTAAGCACGGTGCTCTTCATGGATTTCTAACTGGAGTATTCTTTGCTTTTCCAATGCTTGCAATTAATGGCTTATTCGAAAGAAAATCTTGGAAATATATTTTTGTTCATGCAGGGTACTGGATTCTAACCTTAACCATAATGGGGGGAATCATTTGTGCATGGGCATAA
- a CDS encoding peptidogalycan biosysnthesis protein codes for MNASYSFQIYNNTASLPKSWNDLASHNIFLSREYLEVLEKSAPTNMLCHYIGLFKNTELIGIVLTQFVDSNKLESFGERDKCVKTTVRNFAFKKFASHVLFVGNNMLTGQNAFSFSEKISLPKGIKLLHKAINALKKDFKSKGKKIHITTIKDFSAKEIDLLADEFKKGYTFSIQPNMVFKINEYWKTETDYIDALSKKYRDQYKRTRKKALGIEKRKMDLNDIIAFEDTIYDLYYHVAKNAPFNTFFLAKNHFSVFKETLQDKFLFYGYFIDGKLIGFNTLIMNGSAMDTYFLGYDESIQREKMLYLNMLYDMIAFSINKGFKEIIFARTALEIKSSVGAKPIKMYGLITHSNALINHNIAKLFNYLEPKSDWQERNPFK; via the coding sequence TTGAATGCATCTTATTCCTTCCAGATTTACAACAATACAGCATCACTTCCTAAATCATGGAATGATTTGGCTAGCCACAATATTTTTTTATCAAGAGAATATCTTGAGGTTTTAGAAAAATCTGCTCCCACCAACATGCTATGCCATTATATCGGACTCTTTAAGAACACCGAATTAATTGGTATTGTACTAACTCAGTTTGTAGATTCTAATAAGCTAGAATCATTTGGAGAGCGAGATAAATGCGTTAAAACAACTGTTCGTAATTTTGCCTTCAAAAAATTTGCTTCTCATGTTTTGTTTGTCGGCAATAACATGCTTACTGGACAAAATGCTTTTTCATTTTCCGAAAAAATAAGTCTACCAAAAGGAATTAAATTACTGCACAAAGCAATTAATGCTTTAAAAAAGGATTTTAAATCTAAAGGAAAAAAGATTCACATTACAACTATTAAAGATTTTTCGGCTAAAGAAATTGATCTTCTTGCTGACGAATTTAAAAAAGGATATACGTTTTCTATTCAGCCAAACATGGTTTTTAAAATCAATGAATACTGGAAAACTGAAACGGATTATATCGATGCTTTATCCAAAAAATACCGTGACCAATACAAACGTACTCGCAAAAAAGCATTAGGAATCGAGAAAAGAAAAATGGATCTAAACGATATTATCGCTTTTGAAGATACTATTTATGATTTGTATTATCATGTTGCCAAAAATGCTCCATTCAACACTTTTTTCTTGGCAAAAAATCATTTTAGCGTTTTTAAAGAAACATTACAAGATAAGTTCCTTTTTTACGGCTATTTTATTGATGGAAAATTAATTGGCTTTAATACTTTAATCATGAACGGAAGCGCAATGGACACTTATTTCTTAGGCTATGATGAAAGTATTCAGCGCGAAAAAATGCTGTATTTAAATATGCTTTATGACATGATAGCGTTTTCTATAAACAAAGGTTTTAAAGAAATTATTTTCGCAAGAACTGCTCTAGAAATAAAAAGTTCTGTTGGCGCAAAACCCATTAAAATGTACGGACTTATCACACACAGCAATGCTTTAATCAACCATAATATTGCTAAACTTTTTAATTACCTAGAACCTAAAAGCGATTGGCAGGAACGAAATCCGTTTAAATAA
- a CDS encoding diacylglycerol/lipid kinase family protein, which produces MKRNILFVVNPISGDLDKSELIEAVKSYAVTCHINLEVYETTGKDDVAQIIRLYNEQLPSRIIVAGGDGTVKMVAEAMEQYDVVIGILPAGSANGLSVDLNLPKSLEENLSIAFHSNYIEMDMISINGKRSIHLSDIGLNADLIKNYEESNLRGFWGYASQAYTTIKESRDPFWVSITANNQTEEHEARMVVIANSQKYGTGVVINPKGMVNDGKFELVVLKNLDLIILGKIITGNMPIDSDDIVIISTDKAVMKTNNPVSFQIDGEYCGAQTELDIHILHKQIKIAIP; this is translated from the coding sequence TTGAAACGAAATATCTTATTTGTGGTAAACCCTATTTCGGGCGATTTGGATAAGTCAGAACTTATCGAGGCAGTAAAATCCTATGCGGTAACTTGTCATATTAATCTTGAAGTATATGAAACTACAGGAAAGGATGACGTTGCTCAAATTATACGATTATATAATGAGCAGCTGCCTAGCCGAATTATTGTGGCGGGAGGAGATGGAACGGTAAAAATGGTAGCTGAGGCAATGGAACAATATGATGTTGTTATTGGGATATTGCCAGCAGGATCTGCCAATGGTTTATCAGTTGATTTAAATCTTCCAAAAAGTCTTGAAGAAAATCTAAGTATTGCATTTCATAGTAATTATATCGAGATGGATATGATATCTATTAACGGCAAAAGAAGCATTCATTTAAGTGATATCGGACTTAATGCAGACTTGATCAAGAATTACGAAGAAAGCAATTTAAGAGGTTTCTGGGGCTATGCATCACAGGCATATACAACTATAAAAGAGTCAAGAGATCCTTTTTGGGTTTCAATTACAGCAAACAATCAAACAGAAGAACATGAGGCAAGGATGGTAGTGATTGCTAATTCTCAAAAATATGGAACTGGCGTTGTAATTAATCCAAAAGGAATGGTTAATGATGGTAAATTTGAATTGGTAGTTTTAAAAAACTTAGATTTAATAATTCTTGGAAAAATAATTACTGGAAATATGCCAATCGATTCAGATGACATTGTTATTATTTCGACAGATAAAGCTGTGATGAAAACTAATAATCCGGTTAGTTTTCAAATCGATGGAGAATATTGTGGTGCACAAACGGAGTTAGATATTCATATTCTGCACAAGCAAATTAAAATTGCTATCCCTTAA
- a CDS encoding App1 family protein: MKPILKLYRGYANDQELIVMGHVFKPSTASDYDFQKKNFKNASSILKLFRIKTIPNYDVYLKHGNRQIHTKTLDDGFFKFCIPLYQKTDFGWIDYEVSITHKSETITSFASFIRPHDGNLGIISDIDDTFLISHTKSFFRKLYILLFRNVNDRKIFDDVVPHYQALSSAGRNNKNEKNAFFYISSSEWNLYRFIIRFTKIHDLPRAVILLKDIKTGISDFFMSGRGSHNHKFEKIKHVLEFYPNLKYVLLGDDSQHDPMLYENICKIFPVTVKAVYIRQTGKNKKEATKAILKNLENLEVSICYFKDSSEAIEHSKKIGIIT, encoded by the coding sequence ATGAAGCCCATTTTAAAATTATATCGCGGATATGCTAACGATCAGGAACTAATTGTTATGGGACACGTTTTTAAACCATCAACAGCTAGTGATTATGATTTTCAAAAGAAAAACTTTAAAAATGCGTCTTCTATACTTAAACTTTTCCGAATAAAAACAATTCCTAATTATGATGTTTATCTAAAACATGGTAATAGACAAATTCACACTAAAACTCTTGATGATGGTTTTTTTAAATTCTGCATTCCTCTATATCAAAAAACTGACTTTGGATGGATAGATTACGAAGTTAGCATTACGCACAAAAGCGAAACAATAACATCTTTTGCATCCTTCATTAGACCTCATGATGGTAATTTAGGAATTATATCTGATATTGATGATACTTTTCTTATTTCGCACACCAAAAGTTTTTTTAGAAAACTATATATTCTTCTATTTAGAAATGTAAATGATCGTAAGATATTTGATGACGTTGTACCTCATTATCAAGCACTGAGTTCAGCTGGAAGAAACAATAAAAATGAAAAAAATGCTTTTTTCTACATTTCTAGTAGCGAATGGAATCTGTATCGTTTCATAATTCGGTTTACAAAAATTCATGATTTACCAAGAGCGGTAATTTTATTAAAGGATATCAAAACAGGAATATCCGATTTTTTTATGAGTGGCAGAGGAAGTCATAATCATAAGTTCGAAAAAATTAAACATGTACTGGAGTTTTACCCTAACCTAAAGTATGTTTTATTAGGTGATGATTCTCAACACGATCCGATGCTATATGAAAACATTTGCAAAATATTTCCTGTGACTGTAAAAGCAGTTTACATAAGACAAACTGGAAAAAACAAGAAAGAAGCAACTAAAGCTATTCTGAAAAATTTAGAAAACCTTGAAGTTTCTATTTGTTATTTTAAAGATAGTAGTGAAGCAATTGAACATTCTAAAAAAATTGGAATTATTACCTGA